A stretch of the Rosa rugosa chromosome 5, drRosRugo1.1, whole genome shotgun sequence genome encodes the following:
- the LOC133712257 gene encoding photosystem I reaction center subunit II, chloroplastic-like: MAMATQATLFTPTASAPWKQSVTSTFMAPKSLTLSTAAPRPMRIAAAEEKTVAPTKEAEAPVGFTPPELDPTTPSPIFGGSTGGLLRKAQEEEFYVITWESPKEQIFEMPTGGAAIMREGPNLLKLARKEQCLALGTRLRSKYKIKYQFYRVFPNGEVQYLHPKDGVYPEKVNPGRQGVGVNFRSIGKNVNPIEVKFTGKQVYDI; this comes from the coding sequence ATGGCCATGGCAACTCAAGCGACCCTCTTCACCCCAACCGCCTCAGCACCATGGAAACAGTCAGTCACCTCCACCTTCATGGCCCCAAAGTCACTGACCCTGTCCACCGCAGCGCCAAGACCCATGAGGATCGCAGCTGCTGAAGAGAAAACCGTGGCACCCACAAAGGAGGCCGAAGCTCCGGTTGGTTTCACCCCGCCGGAACTGGACCCAACaaccccatccccaatcttcgGCGGCAGCACCGGTGGGCTTCTCCGCAAGGCCCAAGAGGAAGAGTTCTACGTGATCACCTGGGAATCACCCAAGGAGCAAATCTTTGAGATGCCAACTGGTGGTGCAGCCATCATGAGGGAAGGACCTAACTTGTTGAAGCTGGCCAGGAAAGAGCAGTGTTTGGCTCTTGGGACTAGACTGAGGTCCAAGTACAAGATCAAGTACCAGTTTTACAGGGTGTTCCCTAATGGTGAGGTTCAGTATTTGCACCCAAAAGATGGAGTGTACCCTGAGAAGGTGAACCCAGGGCGCCAAGGAGTGGGGGTGAACTTCAGGTC